DNA from Nitrospira sp.:
GTGCCGGCTTTTTTCGCATAGTAGAGGTATTTCAACGTCACCGGCTGGTTGTTGGCGCTGTTGGCACCGACAAAAATCAAGAGATCGGTCCCGATCCAATCCCTGTAGGAACAGGTGGTGGCTGAACAGCCGACCGTTTCCTTGAGCGCGGCGGTGCTCGGCGCATGGCAGATGCGCGCGCTGGTGTCCACGTGATTGGTGCCGATGAAGCGGGCGACTTTTTGATGGGCATAGTAAGCCTCGTTGGTCAGGCCGCGGGCGGTGAGGAACCAGCCGATGCGATGGGGATCGGTCACGTGCAGCCGTTCGGCAATCATGCGGACAGCCTCTTCCCAGGAGACGCGCCGGAACCCTTGGTCCCCGCGATGCCGGACCATCGGAACGGACAGGCGTCCCAACTTCCGTAAGGCCTTACCTTTCATGTTGCGCAACGGGGCGACCTCTTCGAGCCGGTGCCAGTCCATGGCCGGCATCGTGTTGAGCCGCAAGAGCTGCAGTCGCACCCAGCAGAGGTGCAGGTCCTTCATGGTCCAGTCATGCAGGCCGGTCGTGCCGAGCGAGCAACCGTCGCAACAGCCGTCGCGCAGGATGCGGTAGGCGTAGCCGAGGCTGTCGCGGTTTTCCCAGGCCGCGTCGAGAATGTCTTTGTAATTGTTGGGATGCTGTTGATGGAGCCCGAAGGGGATCAAGCTGACCCAGTTGCTCCGACCGGACCGTTTCCCTGATGCAGGCTCGTCGGCCATGATTCAGGTCCCTATCCGTAGGGGCCTATTGTATCACTCCCTTCCTTGCGGGATACTCAAAAAGGCCAGACGCGTCACACTTCACGCTTCACGACTGCTGAGGTGGGCTAGGTTTCTCCCTTCTGACTCCGGTATAATCCCCCGTTCTGTTCGCTTCCGGAGTCCGGGTCTTGTTCGGTCGGTGTGCGGTCAACTCAGCATCGGCTGGTGCGTTGTCTTCCCCGGCGTTCGATACGAGAGACGCTTCACGAGTCACGCTTCGATAAGGAGTCTGGAATGGCTGAAAAAGACGAGAAAAAGCGCGCACTGGACCTGGCCCTGGCACAGATCGAGAAACAATACGGCAAGGGCGCGGTGATGAAGCTCGGGTCAGACGATCGGCCTGCGGATGTGCCGGCGATCTCGAGCGGCTCGCTGGGGCTGGACATCGCGTTAGGCGTGGGCGGATTTCCCCGCGGCCGCGTGATCGAGATCTTCGGCCCGGAATCATCCGGCAAGACGACCCTGACCCTGCATGCGATCGCCGAGGCGCAAAAGGCCGGCGGCGTGGCGGCCTTCATCGATGCGGAACATGCGTTGGATTTGACCTATGCGAAAAAGCTGGGCGTGCAGACGGACGACTTGCTCGTCTCGCAGCCGGATACAGGGGAGCAGGCGCTTGAAATTGCCGAGACGCTGGTCCGCAGCGGCGCGATCGATGTCATCGTCGTGGACTCGGTGGCGGCCCTGGTGCCGCGGGCCGAAATCGAAGGCGAGATGGGTGATGCCCATATGGGGTTGCAGGCGCGGTTGATGTCCCAGGCGCTGCGTAAACTGACCGCCGCCATTTCCAAATCACAGACGACCCTGATCTTCATCAACCAGATCAGGATGAAGATCGGTGTGATGTTCGGCAACCCCGAAACGACGACGGGCGGCAACGCGTTGAAGTTCTATTCATCCGTGCGCCTCGATATCCGGCGGATAGAATCGATCAAAGACGGGCAGGACGTGACCGGCAGCAGGGTCCGCGTGAAAGTCGTCAAGAACAAGATGGCGCCGCCGTTCAAACAGGCGGAGTTCGACATCATGTTCGCGGAAGGCATCTCCAAGGCCGGTGAGTTGGTCGATATGGGGGTGGAGAAGCGCGTGGTGGAGAAGGCCGGCGCCTGGTACTCCTATAAGGGCGAGCGACTGGGGCAGGGGCGTGAGGCGGTTCGCGATTTTCTCAAGGGGAATCAGGCCATCGCGAGAGAAATCGAGGGGAAGATTCGCGACCAGGCCGGCCTGCCTTCGCGAGGTGTTGAGAAAAAGAGCGAGGCGAAAGAGGCGAAGGACGAGAAGATCGACCGGAAATCAGAAGGCCGTCAGGAAGAGAAGCGCGGCCATGGTGCCAGGGTGGCGACGTAGGTGGCTTCGGTGGTGATAGGAAGCAGATCGGCCGACCGTACTGGATCGACTCCGGACTATCTCGATCTGGCGATTCGTTATCTTGCTAGAACCGACAGGACCAAGGCCCAGGTCGAACGGTACGTACTGGAAAAGGGCGCGAGCCGGTTGCAGATGCGCGCGGTCATCCGTGAGCTGGAGCGGCGGGGCTATCTGAACGATCAAGCCTACGCAACGCGATGGGCGGAGGCCAGGCTCTCGCGGCGCCCGATGGGGCGTGAGTTGCTCAAGGCCGAATTGCTCAAGCGTGGGTTCGAGGAGAGCGTCACGGAACGGGCCTTGGGGCAAGCCTACCATTCGATTTCGGAGCAGGAGTTGGCCTGTCAGGCGCTCGAAGGACGCGCCGGTCGCACACGTCCCCCGCAGTGGGTGCGGTTCCTGCGGCAGCGCGGGTTCGACGACGACACGATTCAGCAAGTCACTCAAGTGGATTTGGAGACGGGGTTGGACGAGTTATGAGCCAGACGGTAAACGACCTGCGGCGCGCCTTCATTCAGTACTTCGAGCAACAGGGGCATCGGGCCGTGCCGAGTGCGCCGTTGATTCCCCAAGCCGACCCGACGCTGCTGTTTACGAATGCCGGCATGAATCAGTTCAAGCGGGTGTTCCTGGGCGAGGAGACGCGGGCCTACAACCGCGCCGTGACGGTGCAAAAGTGCCTGCGGGCCGGCGGCAAGCACAATGATCTCGAAAACGTGGGCTATACGAGGCGGCACCACACCTTTTTCGAAATGCTCGGCAATTTTTCCTTCGGCGACTATTTCAAGGAAGAGGCCATACGGTTCGGTTGGGAATTCCTGACCTCGGTGGTCGGGCTGGCGAAGGAGCGGATGTGGGTCACGATTTTCCGCGAAGACGACGAGGCCGATCGCCTCTGGAAAAAAATCGGTGTGTCGCCCGGCCGGATCGTCCGTTGCGG
Protein-coding regions in this window:
- a CDS encoding RecA protein, with amino-acid sequence MAEKDEKKRALDLALAQIEKQYGKGAVMKLGSDDRPADVPAISSGSLGLDIALGVGGFPRGRVIEIFGPESSGKTTLTLHAIAEAQKAGGVAAFIDAEHALDLTYAKKLGVQTDDLLVSQPDTGEQALEIAETLVRSGAIDVIVVDSVAALVPRAEIEGEMGDAHMGLQARLMSQALRKLTAAISKSQTTLIFINQIRMKIGVMFGNPETTTGGNALKFYSSVRLDIRRIESIKDGQDVTGSRVRVKVVKNKMAPPFKQAEFDIMFAEGISKAGELVDMGVEKRVVEKAGAWYSYKGERLGQGREAVRDFLKGNQAIAREIEGKIRDQAGLPSRGVEKKSEAKEAKDEKIDRKSEGRQEEKRGHGARVAT